GTATGAGGATAAGGAAACGAACGGCGGATTTCTGATCTATCTCGAACCGGACTGCGAAGACCGCGAGGTCGGGATCGAAGGCGACATCGCCGACCAGGTGATCTATCACGAACGGCCGATGAGGCTTGTTCCGGACATGAACTCGCTGAAAGATAAGATCTTCATCTTCGAAGCAGGACTCGACGACCGTGTTATTGAGCTATTTAAGGTCCTGACGCTTGCAAAGATGCAGGACGACGATCCTGAAAAGATCCCTGATGAGCTGAAGTTCACCAAGCGCGCAGAGATCAACGGCGAGGATATGCTTTTGTTTGCAGCTTTCCGCAATGAAGAGCTTTTGGGGACACTGGAGATGCCGTATTCTTTGTATCAGACCTGTGTTCTTTCCGGCGAACCGATCTGGGATGTGCCCGTAACGGAGTGCGCGGCAATCGATCAGCAGTGGGTCATGGAGCGTCTCGGAGAACAGAAAGAAACGGAAGAATGAAATCTCAGGTGTTTTTCAGATACCTGCATGGTTTTTCCAAAAAAAGTCTGACACTCGCTGCATTCATTGTCATGCAGCGAGATAATCCCTTCACACTTCCCGCAGGTCCATTTACTCCGCTCGGCAACGAGAAATGCTGCAAGACCCTGTTCTCTCGCCATAAGGCCGTTTTCAATCAGACTTTGATTGTATCTGTCCCGATATCTTTTATCCATCTTTTTTATCTGTTTACAGGGAAAATTATTGCAGGAAAAACAGTATTCTATCCCTTTCTCCCTGACGCAATCCTGAATCCTGCAGGACCTGCATCCCTCGGAGGTGCCGTTTTTGTTCGAAAAGCACCCCCCGCAGGATTTTTTTGATACACAATGCCTGTAACAGACCATACAGTTCATCCCGCAGGGAGCGAACATATCTGTTGGTATTGTATCCGGCATTATGATTTTGGAACGGATGAACTCTGGAAAAACGAATACCTGTTCCGTCACCGCCGCTAAACTGGTTATGGGAACAGGCTTTATTTACTATGCACTAATCGTTGAAAAAGGAATCGCTTTTATGCCTGAGTGTCATTTTTGTGTGGATTATTATAGTGCTAAATGAAGGATGATGGAAAATGTCACATCCCATCTTTAGCACCATAATAATAGAGTGGAGATTTATCTACCCGTGCCCGATGGGATATTCGTATCTCTATTCTGTTTTCGGCACTCTCTGATTATACGTAATCCTTTTTTCTATAGCAGCCCAGTTCTTTGACGCCGGTGATCTTCTTCAATTCCGTGATCGTCGCCTGCCAGCCGGGATCAGTCTCAAAATCGATGAAAAAGACATATCGTCCAATCCCCTCCTTCGACGGCCGGGACTCGATACGCGTCAGATTGATTCCCCTTTGTGCAAAGATCCCCAAGATCCCGTACAACAGACCCGGACGGTTTTCTCTTGGGATGATGACGACACTGCATTTTTCGGGGTCATCCGGATTTTTCTCACCGGCTGATATCTCAAGAAACCGGGTGGTATTGTTGAGTGAATTTTGAATATCCTTCTGCAGTATGGGCAGATCATACAACTTTGCGGCGCTTTCCGTCGTTACGGCCGCCGATCCGCTGATAAACGACGCCTCTTTGGCACTCTGGGCATTGCTGCTTGTGTGGATGAGAGCCGCCTTTTTCATGCCGTTTAGATAGATACTGCATTGTTCATGCGACTGCGGGTGAGTGTAGATGACCGAGATCTCGTCCGGCTTGTATCTTGAAACGAAGAAATGACGAATCGGCATAAAATATTCAGCGGTGATGCGGCACTCCGTCTGTAAAAGGCCGTCCAGCGTTTCGCCAACGCCGCCCGCTTCGCTGTTTTCAACCGGAACTATGCCCCGGATATTTTTCTCGAGAACTGCCGTGAAAACATCCCGGATTGTTGGAAACATCAGGATCTCTTCATTTTCATTCCTGATTTTTTCGGCAAGCTCGCAGGAGAACGTGCCTTTTGGTCCAAGTGCCGCTAACGTCATTTCATCTTCACCAGGGTATCTATCATAAGATCAGTCTCATCCGTTGCCTGGGGGATGTAGGCTCTGAATGCATTGCTGTTTCCCGTGAAGAACGCAGCGAACTTCTCCGAATCCTTCGATGCAACGATCGCTTTCAGGGTATTGACCGAATCCGACATTTTTTCAATAACGCCGGCTGTTTCCGGGTTCATCTGCAGTATGTCTGCATACAGGTCCGGATCCTGCCCGAGGATTCTCCCGACCAGCCCGAGTTCTATCCGGTACACCGGACTCATCACCGGAAGAATTGCTTCAAGCGGGATGCCGGTATTTTTTATCGTCTCGGCGACGGATAGAGTCGTGAAGTGTACAAGCCCCTGGACGATGCTCATGATTTTGTCATGCTCTTTAGGTTCCATCTGACAAATCTTGGCTCCTTCGTTCGTAAAGATCTGATAAAGCATGTCCCGGGTTTTCCCATCGCATCTGACCGGCGATGCCGCGATCGTCTGACCAAAGATCGTGGAAACCGAGGGACCGAACATCGGATGCAGGCCGATAACCTGCGCTTTGGATTTCAGCATCGCCTCAACCGGAGCAGTTTTTATTGAGGTCAGATCGCACAGAAGCTGCTCTTTGTTCAAGAGCGGAGCAATTTCATCGATCACCCGGACGGTGTCATGAATCGGAACAGAGACGATAACGATATCGCAGGTAGAGGCAATATCCGCGTTGGAGACCGGTGTTTTTCTCCCCGAACATACGACTTTATAGCCTGCCCGTTCGAAGACGGCCGAGAACAGACGTCCCATTCCGCCGAAACCGCCGATTATGCCAACGATATCTCCCGGATTCACGTCTTTATCTCCTGCGAATGATTTCATGTCTTGTCTGACCTGATGATTCTCTGTTTCGTTTCATGCCACTTCAATCCTCTGTCAGCAGGATCTCGATTGCCTCTTCTGCAGTTCTTCGTTCATGGACAATCATCGCTGCAGCCCTGACGAATTTGTCCGGATATTTGTGCTGGAATGCATTTCTCCCAATAGACACCCTGGCAACTCCCCCTTCCATCGCTCCCTCGATCAGCTGCATGGTGGCCAGATCACTCATTTTGGAACCTCCGGCAATAACTACCGGTACATGACATCCTTCGGTTACTTCCCTGAATGAATCGGGGTCTCCGGTGTACACGGTTTTGATGATGTCGGCCCCAAGTTCCGAACCCACGCGGGCCGCGAGTTTGACGGCTTCATGCATGTTTTCGGATTTGATGTCTTTTCCTCTGGGGTACATCATCGCAAGAAGCGGCATTCCCCATTCGATACACTCGACGGCGACACGTCCAAGATCGCTGAGCATGTTTGCTTCATTTTCTGCGCCGATATTTACATGCATGGAAACGCCGTCCGCTCCCAATTTCAGGGCATTCTGGACGTTGTTGACCAGTACTTTGTTGTTCGGATCCGGTCCAAGATCCGTACTTGCGGATAGGTGCAGGATCAAGCCGATGTCCGGACCGCCTTTCCGGTGACCGTGTAGGGCGAGGCCCATATGACCGATTACGGCGTTGGCTCCTCCTTTTGCGACCAGATCGACCGATCTTTCCAGATCGATCAGCCCGGGAATCGGTCCGATGGAAACTCCGTGATCCATCGGGACGATGACGGTTGTTCCTGTATCTCTTTTCATGATTCTTTCGAGTCTGATTTCTTTACCTCTCATGTTTGGGCTCCTTTTTCATTTTCTTGTTTTTGATCTTTGGAAAAATCTGGTATCCACTGCACCAGAGGAGTTCCCGATAAAAGGCTTGGTTTATTTTATGGAGATCTATTCTGGTGCAGTTTGACTACTGTCTAAACCAGAACTGATAGCTAATGCTAAAAATGCCAGCTACGCTGACGTATACAAATGATAGAACGTCCATTACTGAGGACAGAACATCTTCAAAAGGCGAGTTGTGCGATGTGCTTGGTACAGAGCTTCTGCTGGCGGCGATTCCTCGCTCTGCTGACAGACAGTCATTGCACATGTTAGTATAAGTTATCATGATAGGTAATAAAACCATTCTATGCGGAAAAAAGAGGATTTCATATTTCTTAATCCCGTATTATTCGGTTTATGATCTGTGATCTTATTAATATCTTAGAAAAATAATACGGAAAAATAATTGGATTGTTATCTTTTCCCGTAAATGATGGCTGATTCAACCGGGCACTTCTCAATGCATTTTCCGCAGAGATAACATTCAGCTTTTTTTGCCTCGCTTCCGGCTTCTCCGGTCGGGCAAATCCTCTCGCATTTTCTGCAGTTGATACATTGATCCGTTCTTTTCAATCCAAACTTTCCAAACCGTGAAACTTTGGAGAATACAAATCCATATGGGCACAAGAACGTACAGAACGGCCGGTAAATGAAGATCGAAGCAAGCAGGATCACAAGAAACACTCCCGCCGCTGCCGTGAACATGAGCGCAAAGAATGACGATATGCCGACATATTCGAATATATTGACGGAACAGAGCGCTCCGATTACGAGGGCGGCAAAGAACCCGGCCCGAATTATTTTTGGAATCCGTCTATCTTTGATCTGCAGTTTCTTCACTGGAATCCGGTATAACAGTTCCTGCAGCGCTCCCGCTGGACACATGTGTGCGCAGAATACGCGCCCGAAGAAGTATGTGATCACGATCAAAGCGATCAGTCCCGCAAACCCAAGACCTGCAAATGACAACTCCGTGATTCTGGATACCGTTGAGTAGAAACCATCCGGTGCGATGGGGATGACAAGCAAAAAGCCTGCAGCTGTCGTGAGGATGGAAATCGATATCAGCGCTTCTGTTGACATGGCATTTTTGAGCCAAAGAACAGCAGCAAGAAGCGTGCCTCCAAACATATACACTATCCCTGAGTAGGATGAGATCATGTCGGCCAATGTTCCCGTAATTCCGAATAATTCCGGATCATAGAGAATAATGAGAAGCCCAAGTAAAATCGGAGAAATGCCGGCATAGACGAATATTTTTTGCAGGACTTCCGGGTTTTCTTTTCTGAGATATTTCATCACAATCGCAAGGAGAAGAATTACTGCACCGCCGATTATAAGTCCAGCAGCAGAAAATACCAGCGGACTTAAACCGGAGTCCCCGGAAGATACGGTTTCAGAACCTGTTGACGAACTGGTTGAAATGACGGATGAAACCGTATCACTCCCGGTATCTGTCTGAGCAGTCGTTGATGTATCCGTAGAACTTCCGGAAACAGTAATTTGATCTGTCTCGCTTACTGAAGTGCCCGAATCCCCGGATGTGTAATCGCACAGAGAGTTTCCATCGGCATCCGTATAGAGAAAACATCTTCCGGGATACGGGCAAGCAGAACGTCCTTTCGGGCATACTGCGGCACATGCAGGCGCGGTAAGCAATCATAAAAGGTTCTATCGAATCTAAATAATTAAAAAAAGTGGGGAAGTTTTAGTTCTTTTTGAACTGAGGCATCATTGCACGGAGTTCTGAACCGACTTCTTCGATCAGATGTTCCTCGTCAGCGCGGGTGAGCGCAGTGAACGTCGGTCTGTTGACCATGTTCTCGAGGATCCATTCCTTGGCAAATTCGCCGGACTGGATCTCGTAGAGAATCTCGCGCATCGCTTCGTAGGACTCGTTTCCGATTACGCGGGGGCCGCGGGTGACATCGCCGTACTGAGCAGTGTTGGAAATGGCTTCACGCATATTGGTAAATCCGCCCTCGTAAATCAGGTCGACGATGAGCTTCATCTCGTGAAGAACTTCCAGATATGCCATCTCAGGCGCATATCCAGCATCGACGAGGGTGTCGAATCCTGCCTTGATCAGGGAAGTAACTCCTCCGCAAAGAACTGCCTGTTCGCCGAACAGATCGGTTTCCGTCTCTTCTCTGAAGGTCGTTTCAAGAACCACTGCTCTGGTTGCGCCGATACCTTTTGCATAGGCAAGAGCAAACTTCTTTGCGTTTCCGGTGTAGTCCTGCTCAATTGCAATCAGAGCTGGAACTCCTTTTCCTTCTTCGTAGGTTCTTCTGACCATGTGGCCCGGACCTTTCGGTGCGACCATGATCACATCGACGTTTGCCGGAGGAACGATCTGCCCGAAGTGGATGTTGAATCCGTGGGAGAACATAAGACACTTGTTCTCAGTCAGATACGGCATGATCTCGGCTTTGTACACTGCTGCCTGGTTTTCGTCGGGGACGAGAATCATGATAACGTCTCCCTTCTTGGCCGCTTCGGCGACATCGTACGTCTCAAATCCGTCGCTCTTTGCAAGGTCTCTGCTCTTTCCGGCCCTGATTCCGATGATCACATTGAGGCCGCTGTCTTTCAGATTCCGTGACTGGCCTCTTCCCTGTGATCCGTAACCGATAACTGCGATCGTTTTTCCTGAGAGATCTTTCAGGTCCGCATCCGTTTCATGATATTTTTCCATCATCTTTTTTCCTTCCTTTTTGATAGATACTGTGTAAATTAACTTCCTTACGATTTAATTGTTTATCTGTCGAAACCACCCGAGCGGTAAACGACATTCAGGGCATTCACCATCGCTTCAGCCGATGCAATCACGATGTCACTGTTTGATGATGCTGCATCAAAGATCCTGCCTTTTTCATCCTCGACTTCGATGGTGACACATCCGAGCGCATCGCTTCCACCGGAAATCGCCTCGATCTGAAAGCTCTTCAGCTGAACTTTTCCAGGCGCGATTGCTAAAAGCGCCTTCATTGCTGCATCCACCGGTCCGTCTCCTGTTTTGGAACAGATCTTGTGTTCACCGTGGACTACGGCCTGTACGCTTGCAGTCGGAATCACGTGGCTTCCGGTAAATACCGAAATATCATCCAGCTCGATCATTTTTTTGTCGTTATGGCTGCCGGTGATGATTTTTGCGATCTCAAAGAGATCGAACTCGGTTACTTTTCGCCCGCGTCCGGAGATCTCCTTGACCTTTGCAACGATCATGTCCAGCTCGGCGTCAGACGGTTTTACGTTTATGTCCTCCAGCATCTGCCGGACCGCATGTTTTCCAACATGTTTTCCAAGCTTTAAGCGCCGTCGGTGACCCACCATTTCGGGCGTCATGATTCCCGGCTCGAATGTTCCGGGGTTAGCCATTACGCCGTGGGAGTGAATCCCGCTTTCATGCGAAAATGCATTTTCGCCTACGACTGGCTGGATTGGCAGAACGGCGATCTGTGAAAATCTGGAAACCATTCTGGAAGTCTCCACCAGTTTTTCGGTATGAATATTGGTTTCGATTCCATAGATCGATTTCAGGATCATGACCGTCTGGGCTAAATCCGCGTTTCCTGCCCGTTCACCGATACCGTTTACGGTAACCTGAATCTGGTCAGCTCCTCCTTCAACTGCTGCAATGGTGTTTGCGGTCGCCAGACCGAAATCGTTGTGACAGTGCACATCGATTTTGCTTTTGACGTTTTCGCGAATCATTGCGATGAGGGGTTTTATCATCGAAGGGGTGCTTACACCGACCGTGTCGGGAATGTTGATTATCGTCGTGCCGGCCTCATCTGCTGCTTTGCAGATTTCAACCAGTTCCGACGGTTCCGTTCTGGTTGCATCCATCGGTGAGAACATCACGTAATCGCACTTCGAACGTGCATAGGTAATGATCTCCCGGGTAATCGCCAGGACTTCTGCATGACTTTTTTTGATGGTATAGGTTCTCTGAATCTCAGATGTGGGAATAAACACATGGACCATATCAACGCCGGCCTCGATACAACGATCTACATCCGCTTTGACTGAGCGTGCGAGTCCGCAGATTTTGGGGCGGATCCCCTCTTCAGCGCAAATCCTCTTGATCGTTTCAAATTCGACATCCGAAGATGCCGGAAAGCCTGCTTCAATCACATCAACGCCGATATCGGACAACTGATGCGCAATTTCAATTTTCTGCTCCAGTGTGAATGACACGCCGGGAGTCTGTTCACCATCACGAAGTGTGGTGTCTAAAATAGTCACTCTTCTGTTCGTGTTGACTGTACTTTTATCGCAATAGAATGCAATCCGCCACTTTCGCAGTGACTGCTCCGATCCCATCTTCCTGAGACATACCCAGTATCAATGCATCGATACAATATAATACTTTCGTTTGTTGGTCAAAAAACGGGGTAAGACCCCGTTATCTGCGCACTTCTGTGGAAAATACAATCTCGAGCGCATGATGAATGTGTTTTTTCCCAAACTTATATATACCAATCGAAGTTAGACAATCTAAACGGAGTTTAATCCCATGAGTGATTGTTTTATTTGGCTATAAAAACATCCGTTTCCTGGACACGACCCTTCGTGACGGGGAACAGACGCCGGGCGTCTCTCTGACACCCTTACAGAAACTGAAAATCGCAGAAGAACTTTCCGCAATCGGCGTGAATGTGATCGAGGCTGGATCCGCGGTCGCATCCAAAGGCGAAAGAGAGGCTATAAAGCTGATATCCGATGCGGGACTCAACGCGGAAATCTGCACATATGCGCGGGCCAAGACCGAAGATATCGATCTGGCTGTGAAATGCGGTGTGGATTCGGTGCATCTCGTCGTTCCGGTTTCTGACCTTCATATAACCAAAAAACTCGGGAAAACCCGCGAAGAAGTCTATGCAATGGCAATGGAAACCGTTGCATATGCCAAAGAAAGAGGACTTATCGTCGAACTTTCGGGCGAAGATTCTTCAAGGGCAGATCAGCAGTATCTGGCCCGGCTTTTTAGAGATGGAGTAGCACACGGAGCTGACAGGCTTTGTTTCTGTGATACCGTCGGGCTTTTAACGCCTGAAAAAACAGCAGAAATGATCCCGCCGTTATGCTTCGCACCATTGAGCATCCACTGTCACAATGACCTCGGACTGGCTCTTTCGAATACCATATCGGCATTAAGATCGGGAGCTACATGCGCCCACACGACCATCAACGGAATGGGAGAACGTGCAGGAAACGTGCCCTTCGAAGAGGTTGTGATGGTGCTTGAAAAGCTCTACGGCTATGACACCGGGATCGACACGACCAAAATCTATGCGTTGTCGACCCTCATATCACAGATGACAAAGATACCACTCGCAGCCAACAAGCCGATCGTCGGCGGCATGGCATTTACCCACGAAAGCGGTATCCATGCACACGGACTCCTGCGGGACCCGACGACCTACGAACCAATGTCGCCGGAAACGGTTGGAAGAAAACGAAGAATTGTTCTTGGAAAACATTCTGGAACCGCGTTGGTCCAGTCGGCCTTTAAGACGCTTGGTTACGAACCGGGAGAAAAACATCTTGCCGAAATCGTTGCGAGGGTCAAAAAAGTCGGTGACATGGGTATGAAAGTGACCGATGCCGATGTTATGGCGATCGCAGATTCGGTGATGCTTCTGGAATGCAAGCCGGTGATCAACCTGAAACAGTTTACGGTTGTGAGCGGGAGTAACGCCATTCCAACGGCTTCGGCCACGATGGTCGTAAACGGGACGAAAGTTACCGGCGCAGCCACCGGAACAGGTCCGGTCGATGCGACCATCAAGGTCCTCCAGCAGTCAATCGCCCAATTCGGCGACATCACACTTGAGGAGTTTCATGTGGATGCGATCAACGGCGGAACGGATGCTTTGGTTGATGTAACGGTGAAAATGAGAAAGGATGGGAGGGTGCTTACCTCCAGGGGCGCCAGAACAGATATCGTAGAGGCAAGTGTCGAGGCGGTAATAGCAGGCATGAATAGATTACTGAGAGATGAGAATGAAAACAGGCGCAGCAATACTGATTGAAAGCTTAAAAGAAGAGGGTGTTGACATCATATTCGGATATCCGGGAGGGTCGGTCCTCCCGATATACGACGAGCTATACGATGCGGAGCTAACCCATATCCTTGTAAGACATGAACAGGCAGCCGTTCATGCAGCTGACGGATATGCCCGAGCCAGCGGACGCGTAGGTGTATGTCTGTCGACATCGGGTCCGGGAGCCTGCAATCTCATCTCTGGAATTGCCACGGCGAACATGGATTCGGTCCCGATCGTTGCACTTACCGGTCAGGTTCCAACCGGAATGCTCGGAAATGATGCATTTCAGGAATCCGATATCACCGGAATAACGCTGCCGATCACTAAACACAACTATCTGGTAAAAGATGCGCGTGACATAAAAATGACGGTGAAAGCCGCGTTTTATATAGCAGGAACCGGAAGAAACGGACCGGTTCTCATCGATTTACCCAAAGACGTGCTGACGGCAAAAGTAGCTGCTGAAGAAGTTCTCTCCGGAGAGCCTGAACTTAGAGGATATAAGCCGACGTTAAAAGGCCATTCCAAACAGATCAAAAAGGCACTTGACCTGATATACAATGCAAAAAAACCGGTCCTGTACGTCGGAGGCGGAGTAATCGCAGCAGGAGCGTCAGAAGAATTGGTGAAGCTTGCCGAACTCTTCTGCCTTCCTGTCACGACAACGATGATGGGTCTTGGCGCGATTCCGGCTGATCACCCGTTGAATCTGGGAATGCTCGGGATGCACGGGACTGAATATGCAAATTACGCAGTATCCGAATCCGATCTGCTTATCGCGATCGGAGCACGGTTTGATGATCGGGTAACCGGCAAGCTGAGTCATTTCGCAACGCATGCAAAAGTTATCCATATCGACATCGATCCAGCCGAAATCGGGAAAAATGTGAACCCGGATGTGCCGATCGTGGGTGATGCCAAAAGCGTCCTTGCCGACATGATCTGTCTGGCAGAAAAGAACGGATGCATCTCCGAACCCTGGCTCGAACAGGTGAAATTATGGCGGACGAACCATCCCCTGCGTGTCGTAGAAGACGGCAAAGTTCATCCGCAGAACGTCATCCGAAAGCTCTCCGAGCTTCTTGACGGCGGCGGAATAATCGTGAGTGAGGTCGGTCAGAACCAGATGTGGGCCGCACAACACTACGGATTTAAAAAACCCCGCCAGTGGATCAGTTCAGGCGGCCTTGGAACGATGGGATACGGATTTCCGGCTGCGATCGGAGCCTGGTTCGCCAAGCCCGATGAAACGGTCGTTCTTATCGCCGGCGATGGGAGTTTCCAGATGAACATTCAGGAACTTGCCACCGTTGCGCAGTATAAGATTCCGGTGAAGATCGTCATTCTGAACAACATGTATCTCGGGATGGTCAGACAGTGGCAGGAACTCTTCTACGACAGAAGATACTCCTACACGGAACTGCCAGCTGTGGACTTTGTCGGAATCGCAAAAGCCTACGGTATTCAGGGAATGAAAGTTGAATCCATTGATCAGATCGACTCTGCTCTCCAGACCGCGTTAGATTATAACGGCCCCTATCTTCTGGATTTCCAGATTGAGCGGGGAGAAAATGTCTATCCCATGGTTCCGGCAGGTGCTGCGATCAGCGATATGATTGGAAAACACTGTCACAATGGAGGGTCAGGGAGATGAAACAGTATATCATGAGCATCCTTGTTGAAAACAAGGCTGGTGTCCTCGCACGGGTTTCCGGCCTCTTCTCCCGAAGAGGGTTCAACATCGAAAGCCTTGCCGTCGGGACCTGCGAAACACCTGGTATGAGCCGGATCACGATTGTTGTGATCGGTGACGATATGCACATCGAACAGGTAAAAAAACAGCTCAATAAACTGATAGATGTTATAAAAATCACGGATATCACGGAAAAAGAGCATGTTGAACGCGAACTTGCCCTGATCAAAGTTCATGCCGAGCCGGGACTTCAGCGTTCCGAAGTCATGCAGATCGCCGGGATTTTCCGGGCGAAGATCATCGATGTCGGATTACAAACTCTCGTGCTTGAAATCACGGGCGACTCGGATAAGATTCTTGCTCTGGAATCTCTTCTGCGCCCCTACGGCATTCTCGAACTTGTAAGGACCGGCAGAGTTGCTCTGCAGAGAGGATCCCTTGGATCCGCTCTTCGTCAGTAAAAAAAAGTAAAAATTATCATAAAAATCAAAAGTGATGTAAATGGGATTGACCATAACTGAAAAAATCTTCTCCGCTCACTGCAAAAAAGAATGCAGGGCAGGAGATGTAGTAATGGCACCGGTCGACGGTGCGATGATACATGATATCACGGGTCCTCTTGCGATCAATGTAATGAAAGAGATGGGTGAAGGCAGCGTCTTTGATCCGAAAAAAGTCATCATGCTCTTCGACCATCAGATCCCGGCTGACTCCATCAGCGCAGCAGAAAATCATGTAATGATGAGACAGTTTGCCCGCGAACAGGGCATCTACAACTATGACATAAAAGGGGGAGTCTGACATCAGGTCGTTCCGGAAAAGGGAAGGGTAAAACCCGGCGATATCGTTGTCGGGTCGGATTCCCACACCTGTGCGTATGGCGCTCTTGGTGCATTTTCGACAGGTATCGGCTCGACCGATATGGCATATGTCTTGAAATTCGGTGAACTTTACTTCAGAGTCCCGGAGACGATCAGGATCAATGCAAACGGAACGTTCCAGAACCGTGTCGGCCCAAAGGACCTTATCCTGACGCTCGCCGGAGATATCGGCGCAGATGGCGCGACGTATCGTGCGCTTGAATTCTGCGGGAATGCGTTCTCGGAGATGGACATTCCCGGAAGAATGACCTGTGCAAACATGGCCATTGAGATGGGAGCAAAGGCAGGCATAGTTCCGCCGGATGAAAAGACCTGGGAGTATATGCGTGGACGAACCGAGGTCACACCATTTTCCCTCGCGAGCGATGAGGATGCGGTGTTCTTTGAAACCCGAAATTATGACATCTCCAAAATCAATCCGAAGATCGCCGTCCCGCATAATGTCGACAATGTCGTCGATGTAACCGAAGTCGCCGGAAAACCGGTTGATCAGGTCTTCATTGGCTCATGCACGAACGGCAGGTATGAAGACTTTGCCGAAGCGGCAGAGGTTCTTGGCGATAATGTCTTCTCTGAAGATGTACGCGTGATCATGGTTCCGGCATCAAAAGTCGAGTACATGAAAGTCCTGAAAGCAGGGCTTATCGAGAAGTTCGTCGAAGCCGGAGCATTGGTTGAAGCTCCATGCTGCGGTCCGTGTATGGGCGGGGCTTTCGGGCTTTTAGCTCCCGGCGAGGTTTCCCTCTCGACATCGAACCGCAACTTCCGGGGAAGACAGGGAAGTACCGAGAGTTTCGTGTATCTTTCTTCTCCCGCTACCGCCGCCGCCAGCGCGATTACCGGCGTGATCACCGACCCGAGGGAGGTGTGAATCATGGGCAGAGCATGGAAATTCGGCGACGACATCGATACCGATGCGATCATCCCTGGCCGGTTCCTGACGATCTATGATCCAAAAGAGCTTGCATCGCATGCATTTGAAGGCACGCGCAATGAATTTGCTGCGGAAGCAAAAGACGGCGATGTGATCGTTGCCGGCAGAAACTTCGGCTGCGGTTCATCACGCGAGCATGCCCCGCTCGCACTGAAAGGAGCCGGCATCGAATTTGTCGTTGCTAAATCGTTTGCGAGGATCTTCTACCGGAATGCGATAAACACCGGTGTCTTACCGCTTGTTTGTCCGGATACGGACAAAATTGCCGACGGCACCGAGGTTTTCGTGAATCTCAGTCAGGCATACATCGAAGCAGACAAAAAACAGTATCCGCTTGAACCGATTCCTGAGTTCATGATGAGAATAGTCGAGGCCGGCGGCCTTGTTGAATACGCAAAAATGCGAGGAAATAAATGACATCATATAATGCG
The sequence above is a segment of the uncultured Methanocorpusculum sp. genome. Coding sequences within it:
- the ilvC gene encoding ketol-acid reductoisomerase, encoding MMEKYHETDADLKDLSGKTIAVIGYGSQGRGQSRNLKDSGLNVIIGIRAGKSRDLAKSDGFETYDVAEAAKKGDVIMILVPDENQAAVYKAEIMPYLTENKCLMFSHGFNIHFGQIVPPANVDVIMVAPKGPGHMVRRTYEEGKGVPALIAIEQDYTGNAKKFALAYAKGIGATRAVVLETTFREETETDLFGEQAVLCGGVTSLIKAGFDTLVDAGYAPEMAYLEVLHEMKLIVDLIYEGGFTNMREAISNTAQYGDVTRGPRVIGNESYEAMREILYEIQSGEFAKEWILENMVNRPTFTALTRADEEHLIEEVGSELRAMMPQFKKN
- a CDS encoding 2-isopropylmalate synthase; its protein translation is MTILDTTLRDGEQTPGVSFTLEQKIEIAHQLSDIGVDVIEAGFPASSDVEFETIKRICAEEGIRPKICGLARSVKADVDRCIEAGVDMVHVFIPTSEIQRTYTIKKSHAEVLAITREIITYARSKCDYVMFSPMDATRTEPSELVEICKAADEAGTTIINIPDTVGVSTPSMIKPLIAMIRENVKSKIDVHCHNDFGLATANTIAAVEGGADQIQVTVNGIGERAGNADLAQTVMILKSIYGIETNIHTEKLVETSRMVSRFSQIAVLPIQPVVGENAFSHESGIHSHGVMANPGTFEPGIMTPEMVGHRRRLKLGKHVGKHAVRQMLEDINVKPSDAELDMIVAKVKEISGRGRKVTEFDLFEIAKIITGSHNDKKMIELDDISVFTGSHVIPTASVQAVVHGEHKICSKTGDGPVDAAMKALLAIAPGKVQLKSFQIEAISGGSDALGCVTIEVEDEKGRIFDAASSNSDIVIASAEAMVNALNVVYRSGGFDR
- a CDS encoding 2-isopropylmalate synthase produces the protein MIVLFGYKNIRFLDTTLRDGEQTPGVSLTPLQKLKIAEELSAIGVNVIEAGSAVASKGEREAIKLISDAGLNAEICTYARAKTEDIDLAVKCGVDSVHLVVPVSDLHITKKLGKTREEVYAMAMETVAYAKERGLIVELSGEDSSRADQQYLARLFRDGVAHGADRLCFCDTVGLLTPEKTAEMIPPLCFAPLSIHCHNDLGLALSNTISALRSGATCAHTTINGMGERAGNVPFEEVVMVLEKLYGYDTGIDTTKIYALSTLISQMTKIPLAANKPIVGGMAFTHESGIHAHGLLRDPTTYEPMSPETVGRKRRIVLGKHSGTALVQSAFKTLGYEPGEKHLAEIVARVKKVGDMGMKVTDADVMAIADSVMLLECKPVINLKQFTVVSGSNAIPTASATMVVNGTKVTGAATGTGPVDATIKVLQQSIAQFGDITLEEFHVDAINGGTDALVDVTVKMRKDGRVLTSRGARTDIVEASVEAVIAGMNRLLRDENENRRSNTD
- the ilvB gene encoding biosynthetic-type acetolactate synthase large subunit, which gives rise to MKTGAAILIESLKEEGVDIIFGYPGGSVLPIYDELYDAELTHILVRHEQAAVHAADGYARASGRVGVCLSTSGPGACNLISGIATANMDSVPIVALTGQVPTGMLGNDAFQESDITGITLPITKHNYLVKDARDIKMTVKAAFYIAGTGRNGPVLIDLPKDVLTAKVAAEEVLSGEPELRGYKPTLKGHSKQIKKALDLIYNAKKPVLYVGGGVIAAGASEELVKLAELFCLPVTTTMMGLGAIPADHPLNLGMLGMHGTEYANYAVSESDLLIAIGARFDDRVTGKLSHFATHAKVIHIDIDPAEIGKNVNPDVPIVGDAKSVLADMICLAEKNGCISEPWLEQVKLWRTNHPLRVVEDGKVHPQNVIRKLSELLDGGGIIVSEVGQNQMWAAQHYGFKKPRQWISSGGLGTMGYGFPAAIGAWFAKPDETVVLIAGDGSFQMNIQELATVAQYKIPVKIVILNNMYLGMVRQWQELFYDRRYSYTELPAVDFVGIAKAYGIQGMKVESIDQIDSALQTALDYNGPYLLDFQIERGENVYPMVPAGAAISDMIGKHCHNGGSGR
- the ilvN gene encoding acetolactate synthase small subunit, producing MKQYIMSILVENKAGVLARVSGLFSRRGFNIESLAVGTCETPGMSRITIVVIGDDMHIEQVKKQLNKLIDVIKITDITEKEHVERELALIKVHAEPGLQRSEVMQIAGIFRAKIIDVGLQTLVLEITGDSDKILALESLLRPYGILELVRTGRVALQRGSLGSALRQ